A genomic region of Pontibaca methylaminivorans contains the following coding sequences:
- a CDS encoding branched-chain amino acid ABC transporter permease — protein sequence MRNLIFLAILAVALVFLPNLLSFSQREILVFLTFNVLVVATYRVMTLTGEWSLGHVVLMGVGAYTSALLSKDFGLWVPFSVIAGGLVAALVALVLSYPLFRMKGFYFLIGSFAAGEIIRLLWKWSGFRNVFGGTKGIKGIPAMPDFSVGFYSFDFFEPTSYFYLSVVVVAVCLLILWRIEKSPVGLTFHAVHWQDTLAQASGVNIRAYKTLAFVIASGFAGIAGALLAHYIGTINPNSFDLDVMVFVLTWAIVGGTTTFYGPILGCVVLTALNEVVLRQLGFDQARPLFYGLILILSILFMPNGLEGIVQKFTPRKEAK from the coding sequence CCTTGTCTTCCTGACCTTCAACGTGCTCGTCGTGGCCACTTACCGGGTCATGACGCTGACCGGGGAATGGTCGCTCGGGCATGTGGTGCTCATGGGGGTCGGGGCCTATACCTCGGCGCTGCTGTCCAAGGATTTCGGGCTCTGGGTGCCGTTCAGCGTGATCGCCGGCGGCCTGGTCGCGGCGCTGGTCGCGCTCGTGCTCAGCTATCCGCTGTTCCGCATGAAGGGCTTTTACTTTCTCATCGGCAGCTTTGCCGCCGGCGAGATCATCCGCCTGCTGTGGAAGTGGAGCGGGTTCCGCAACGTCTTCGGCGGCACCAAGGGCATCAAGGGCATCCCGGCCATGCCGGATTTCTCGGTCGGGTTCTACAGTTTCGACTTTTTCGAGCCGACCAGCTATTTCTATCTCTCCGTCGTCGTGGTGGCGGTCTGCCTGCTGATCCTGTGGCGGATCGAGAAATCCCCGGTCGGGCTTACCTTCCACGCGGTGCACTGGCAGGACACGCTGGCGCAGGCGTCGGGAGTGAATATCCGCGCCTACAAGACGCTCGCCTTCGTCATCGCCTCGGGCTTTGCCGGGATCGCCGGCGCGCTGCTGGCGCATTACATCGGCACCATCAACCCCAACAGTTTTGATCTCGACGTGATGGTCTTCGTGCTCACCTGGGCGATCGTCGGCGGCACCACGACCTTCTACGGGCCGATTCTCGGCTGTGTGGTCCTGACCGCCCTCAACGAGGTCGTGCTGCGGCAACTCGGGTTCGATCAGGCCCGCCCGCTGTTCTACGGGCTGATCCTGATCCTTTCGATCCTGTTCATGCCGAACGGGCTGGAAGGCATCGTCCAGAAATTCACGCCCCGGAAGGAGGCAAAATGA
- a CDS encoding ABC transporter ATP-binding protein produces the protein MTTILEIKDLTIRFGGLTAVDHLNFSVEEGTIHGLIGPNGAGKTTTFNMVSGFYTPTSGEVLLKGERISGMPMHLVARKGLVRTFQHSTLFAELSVLENALVGTHMVYKPNIFAAIFGFDGAARKAARERAVEVLEFFGLAPHLHERAGDLSHGHQRALGMAVAYASKPTVILLDEPFTGMNPEETRHMMELMRRLKSGGTTILIVEHDMQAIMGLCDRITCMSFGKLLAEGNPSEIRNHPAVIEAYLGGARHVA, from the coding sequence ATGACCACAATTCTGGAAATCAAGGATCTGACGATCCGTTTCGGTGGCCTGACGGCGGTGGATCATCTGAACTTCAGCGTCGAGGAAGGCACAATCCACGGGCTGATCGGCCCCAACGGGGCCGGAAAGACCACAACCTTCAACATGGTTTCGGGCTTCTACACGCCGACATCGGGCGAGGTGCTGCTCAAGGGCGAGCGGATTTCAGGCATGCCGATGCACCTGGTCGCCCGCAAGGGGCTGGTGCGCACGTTCCAGCACTCGACGCTGTTTGCCGAACTCAGCGTGCTCGAGAACGCGCTTGTCGGCACGCATATGGTCTACAAGCCGAACATCTTTGCCGCGATCTTCGGTTTCGACGGCGCGGCCCGCAAGGCGGCGCGCGAACGGGCGGTCGAGGTGCTCGAATTCTTCGGCCTTGCCCCGCATCTGCACGAACGCGCGGGGGATCTCTCGCACGGGCACCAGCGGGCGCTCGGCATGGCGGTGGCCTATGCCAGCAAGCCGACAGTGATCCTGCTGGACGAACCCTTCACCGGCATGAACCCCGAGGAAACCCGGCACATGATGGAGCTCATGCGCCGGCTCAAGAGCGGCGGCACCACGATCCTGATCGTCGAACACGATATGCAGGCGATCATGGGCCTTTGCGACCGGATCACCTGCATGAGCTTCGGCAAGCTCCTGGCCGAGGGCAACCCGAGCGAGATCCGCAACCATCCCGCCGTGATCGAAGCCTATCTGGGAGGGGCCCGCCATGTTGCTTGA